The Zygotorulaspora mrakii chromosome 3, complete sequence genome includes a region encoding these proteins:
- the UBP2 gene encoding ubiquitin-specific protease UBP2 (similar to Saccharomyces cerevisiae UBP2 (YOR124C); ancestral locus Anc_5.443), with protein MLQKNEFVEENGDRDGLGINGSGFTDDIDLESRQGDSFEKLGQSESLRGEVLDVLDDQVGDTGKMLLYPDIGSKFPFKTSDRILDDILRDISFINSEEHSILYSDLHNGVLRLPVLNYSRRIVDMQPYSLGTLVDQVVLESKYELPSVSCPEHNKLNVFMGVLIDRVKQEKITPETFIDSQIYHIKITVKTRTILEQTKKRLGLSRFHMIDETDLHPFDKMDLLTFDSNNPRLIDYAIYVSEDTNKLILIEIFKPEFEKVDAEQLWSQDAINNRYERACQKFESLDPSNVVCPAECINTLFKIFRGPLNRTSAEEPLKTINSDNVVLNSHIDPKWLTMKYDFRLFMGKNEETGEEVPEYEPPDLTNYLKDWKQRKLRESFIRKCIELIFLGKFSVKLLVGEELKKVPRVIRAFNIVQTAYTTSPWFHTLEEYKSISGDPSSTLDTNYHFVNLSTCHYYVDRDIIKNYETQCVLDSENIGIYFDALTFIANRKGSFQLIAYCGKQDVVGQESLDHALRLFGIDSKEIDVSTINDSVLITIYQTESLNHSYPNKHSDLKNALCLIAKYKNSPKLKFLADYEPYKLVSKAYDILEVDQSVDEDVIQTAYSIKANDSPGLKIDCDRALYTVAIHKKSLSLFDFLMVQCPEFEEYYGSSRLSYMEALELLQINENASDDTILEIFQRKWYAEHNFESDNFLKLKAALTRIGLERNSKFILHFINTGIIDASCLPANDWPIGLNNIGNTCYLNSLLQYYFSIAPLREWVLNYNSTIKDLKSNGRNTSRRIGGREVSDSEVQRSIYFIYELRDLFRDMIHSKERCVTPREKLAFLAFAPSSMIVDLKLLSDSNDDEEKLKSNGAHADHEESAPVNGEASLIDFKDEDKDENMELPLDETEENPQCNDNTVNENEDINMLDLEQEEMGNKSPKISPDQLENALEMGRQQDVTECIGNVLFQLESASYPINLGEDNEQNDLVKELFYGNIKQNIVPLNIEAGVRTKIERFLSLLVNIGDHSKDIYDALDSYFSDEYLTMEEYGEVKRTLAVTEFPTILQIQIQRVYYDRERFMPVKSIDPLPFNQLLYMDRYTDTTDKVLLERKRETEAMKKELLQLKKRQKELLSTNELGISRKAAYIETSKILKSDILESQNIEITGKDELFQKLNGFISEVDNELTKLYHEIQTLELKIPKQFDDFKNLAYSLFAVFIHRGEASYGHYWIYIKDSYKNGIWRKYNDETITEVPESEVFNFASGNTATPYFLVYVKKGNEADIEPLKRIVQQNI; from the coding sequence ATGcttcaaaagaatgagTTTGTGGAAGAGAACGGTGATCGAGATGGCCTCGGTATCAACGGTAGTGGGTTCACTGACGATATAGACTTGGAATCGAGGCAAGGTGATAGTTTTGAGAAATTAGGCCAATCTGAGAGTCTAAGAGGTGAAGTGTTGGATGTGTTAGATGATCAAGTTGGCGATACGGGAAAGATGCTTCTATACCCTGATATAGGCTCGAAGTTCCCATTTAAGACTTCTGATCGAATTTTGGATGACATATTGCGGGATATATCCTTTATTAATTCAGAGGAGCATAGCATTTTGTATTCAGACTTGCATAACGGTGTTCTCCGCTTGCCTGTGTTGAACTACTCGAGGAGAATAGTCGACATGCAACCATACTCATTAGGAACATTAGTAGACCAAGTTGTCCTGGAAAGCAAATATGAATTACCCTCCGTTTCTTGTCCGGAACACAATAAATTGAATGTCTTTATGGGTGTCTTAATCGATCGGGTGAAGCAGGAAAAGATAACGCCAGAGACGTTCATTGATTCTCAAATTTACCATATAAAAATAACTGTAAAAACTAGAACAATTTTGGAACAGACAAAAAAACGATTAGGCTTGTCGCGTTTCCATATGATTGATGAGACAGATTTACATCCTTTCGATAAAATGGATCTTTTAACGTTTGATTCAAACAATCCCCGCCTGATAGATTACGCAATATATGTTTCTGAGGACACAAATAAATTAATTTTAatcgaaatttttaaaCCAGAATTCGAGAAAGTAGATGCGGAACAATTATGGTCGCAAGATGCGATCAACAATCGATATGAAAGGGCATGCCAAAAGTTTGAATCACTAGATCCGAGTAATGTCGTATGTCCTGCTGAATGCATAAATAcgcttttcaaaatattcagAGGGCCATTGAATCGTACAAGCGCCGAAGAacctttgaaaacaataaacTCAGATAATGTAGTGCTGAATTCACACATAGATCCGAAGTGGTTGACAATGAAGTATGATTTCAGACTATTTAtgggaaaaaatgaagagacCGGTGAAGAAGTTCCAGAATACGAGCCTCCTGATTTAACCAATTACTTAAAGGATTGGAAACAAAGAAAGCTGAGAGAATCCTTTATCAGAAAATGCATTGaattaatatttttagGGAAATTTTCTGTCAAGTTATTAGTTGGCGAAGAATTAAAGAAAGTTCCAAGAGTAATACGCGCATTCAACATTGTTCAAACGGCCTACACAACATCACCTTGGTTTCATACTTTGGAGGAGTATAAATCAATCTCCGGAGATCCATCTTCAACGCTCGATACAAATTATCACTTCGTGAATCTTTCAACATGTCATTACTATGTTGACCGtgatatcatcaaaaattatGAGACCCAATGCGTTTTGGACTCAGAAAACATAGgtatttattttgatgCTTTGACTTTCATTGCCAACAGAAAGGGATCATTTCAACTGATTGCGTATTGTGGTAAACAGGATGTTGTTGGGCAGGAATCTCTTGACCATGCATTGAGATTATTTGGCATTGATTCCAAAGAAATAGACGTTTCTACAATTAATGATTCAGTGTTGATAACAATATATCAAACTGAATCATTGAATCATTCCTACCCGAACAAGCAttcagatttgaaaaacgcTCTGTGTCTCATagcaaaatataaaaattcGCCAAAACTTAAGTTTTTAGCGGATTATGAGCCATACAAGCttgtttcaaaagcatACGATATTTTAGAAGTGGACCAGTCCGTTGACGAAGATGTTATACAAACAGCATACTCAATAAAGGCAAATGATTCCCCCGGTCTAAAAATAGACTGTGATAGAGCTCTTTACACAGTTGCTATTCATAAAAAAAGCTTGTCtctatttgattttctaaTGGTTCAATGTccagaatttgaagaatactATGGTTCATCAAGACTTTCTTACATGGAAGCATTGGAATTACTTcaaatcaatgaaaatgcTAGCGACGATACCATcttggaaatttttcaaaggaaGTGGTATGCTGAACACAATTTTGAGTCAGATAattttctgaaattgaaagcCGCTTTGACAAGAATTGgacttgaaagaaattCCAAATTCATTTTGCATTTTATTAACACTGGTATTATTGATGCCAGTTGCCTTCCTGCTAATGATTGGCCTATTGGTTTGAATAATATTGGTAACACTTGCTACCTAAACTCTTTGCTCcaatattatttttctatAGCGCCTCTGAGAGAATGGGTTCTGAATTATAATAGTACCataaaagatttgaaatcgaATGGTCGAAACACTTCAAGAAGAATTGGCGGCAGAGAAGTCAGTGATTCTGAGGTACAAAGGTCAATTTATTTCATATATGAGTTAAGAGATTTGTTTCGTGATATGATTCATTCAAAGGAAAGATGTGTTACGccaagagaaaaattggcCTTCTTGGCTTTCGCACCAAGTAGTATGATTGTGGACTTGAAATTACTTTCAGActcaaatgatgatgaagaaaagttAAAAAGTAATGGTGCTCATGCCGATCATGAGGAATCAGCACCGGTGAACGGAGAGGCATCCTTGATAGATTTTAAAGATGAggataaagatgaaaatatggaaCTTCCATTAGATGAAACAGAAGAAAACCCACAATGCAACGATAATACAGTAAACGAAAACGAAGATATCAATATGCTCGATCTGGAACAGGAAGAAATGGGGAATAAATCTCCAAAAATTAGCCCCGATCAATTAGAAAATGCACTTGAAATGGGAAGACAACAGGATGTTACTGAATGCATTGGAAATGTGTTATTTCAACTGGAAAGTGCATCCTATCCAATAAATCTCGGTGAGGATAATGAGCAGAATGATCTTGTGAAAGAGCTCTTCTATGGTAACATTAAACAAAATATCGTTCCTCTAAACATTGAAGCTGGGGTACGCACAAAAATCGAAAGGTTCCTTTCATTATTGGTCAACATTGGGGATCATTCAAAAGACATTTATGATGCACTTGATTCATATTTCAGTGATGAATATCTAACGATGGAGGAATACGGAGAAGTTAAAAGAACTTTAGCTGTTACCGAATTCCCCACCATTTTacaaattcaaatccaaAGAGTTTACTATGATCGTGAAAGATTCATGCCTGTGAAGTCAATTGATCCTTTGCCCTTCAACCAATTGTTGTATATGGACAGGTATACCGACACAACAGATAAAGTTCTCTTGGAGAGAAAGCGCGAAACCGAGGCAATGAAGAAGGAACTACTCCAGTTGAAGAAGCGTCAGAAGGAACTGTTAAGCACAAATGAACTTGggatttcaagaaaagcGGCCTATATAGAGACTTCTAAAATTCTGAAATCTGACATACTAGAGtctcaaaatattgaaatcaCCGGAAAAGATGAactatttcaaaaattaaATGGTTTCATATCAGAAGTTGATAACGAACTAACAAAACTTTACCATGAAATCCAGACATTGGAGTTGAAAATCCCTAAACAGTTTGAcgatttcaaaaacctAGCATACTCCTTGTTTGCAGTTTTCATACACAGAGGGGAGGCAAGTTATGGTCACTACTGGATATACATAAAAGATAGCTACAAGAATGGCATTTGGAGAAAGTACAACGATGAAACCATTACGGAAGTTCCCGAAAGTGAAGTATTCAATTTTGCCTCTGGTAATACAGCTACACCGTACTTCCTCGTCTATGTCAAAAAAGGCAACGAGGCGGATATCGaaccattgaaaagaatagTACAACAAAACATATAG
- the FRQ1 gene encoding frequenin (similar to Saccharomyces cerevisiae FRQ1 (YDR373W); ancestral locus Anc_5.444) has translation MGAKASKLSKDDLTSLRQSTYFDRREIQQWHKGFLRDCPSGQLTREDFIKIYKQFFPFGSPEEFATHVFSVFDKDNSGVVDFKEFITVLSTTSRGTLEEKLVWTFQLYDLNHDGYITYDEMLTIVTSIYKMIGSMVKLSDDEATPELRVKKIFSIMDKNEDGYITLEEFREGSKVDPSIVSSLNLYDGLV, from the coding sequence ATGGGAGCCAAGGCATCTAAATTATCGAAGGATGACCTCACAAGTCTGAGACAGTCAACATATTTCGACCGCAGAGAAATTCAACAGTGGCACAAAGGATTTCTGAGAGATTGTCCAAGTGGGCAATTGACGAGAGaagatttcatcaaaatatataagcaattttttccattcGGTTCCCCAGAAGAGTTTGCTACACACGTTTTCAGTGTATTTGATAAAGACAATAGTGGAGTTgttgatttcaaagagtttATTACTGTGCTGAGTACTACCTCCAGAGGCACATTGGAGGAAAAACTGGTGTGGACATTCCAGTTGTACGACCTGAATCATGATGGGTACATAACATATGATGAAATGCTGACTATTGTAACAAGTATATATAAGATGATTGGCTCGATGGTCAAATTAAGTGATGATGAGGCAACACCAGAACTGAGggttaaaaaaatttttagtATTATGGACAAGAATGAGGATGGGTACATTACTTTAGAGGAATTTAGAGAGGGTTCGAAAGTTGACCCCTCAATCGTTAGCTCTTTAAATCTGTACGACGGGCTAGTATAA
- the CAT5 gene encoding putative monooxygenase CAT5 (similar to Saccharomyces cerevisiae CAT5 (YOR125C); ancestral locus Anc_5.445), which yields MLRNSFPRISKRQFSRLSSLRATNATSKEPTKRSQNENRHFPLSEAQAAYLDRVVRVDQAGELGADYIYAGQYFVLSSKYPHLKPVLQHMWDQEIHHHKTFNSLQVKKRVRPSLFTPIWKLGAFVMGAGTAVISPQAAMACTEAVETVIGRHYNQQLRCLTNQFDLKKANGSVSVPPEVNSLTETIRQFRDEELEHLETAIEHDSKKAVPYMLLTEGIKGICKAAVWTAERI from the coding sequence ATGTTACGTAATAGCTTTCCTAGAATATCAAAACGTCAATTCAGTCGTTTGTCAAGTTTACGGGCAACAAATGCAACCTCTAAAGAGCCAACCAAGCGTTcccaaaatgaaaataggcATTTCCCATTATCTGAGGCTCAAGCTGCATATCTAGATCGTGTTGTTCGTGTAGATCAAGCTGGTGAACTAGGTGCTGACTACATTTACGCAGGTCAGTACTTCGTTTTGTCGAGCAAATACCCTCATTTGAAACCTGTTTTACAGCATATGTGGGATCAAGAAATACACCATCATAAAACGTTTAATAGCTTACAGGTCAAGAAAAGAGTTAGACCTTCTTTATTTACACCTATATGGAAGCTAGGTGCCTTTGTAATGGGTGCTGGAACAGCCGTAATTTCTCCACAAGCAGCAATGGCATGCACTGAAGCAGTAGAAACGGTAATTGGGCGTCATTACAACCAACAGCTTCGCTGTTTAACGAATCAGtttgatttaaaaaaagcGAATGGCTCAGTTTCAGTTCCTCCAGAGGTTAATAGTCTCACAGAAACCATTAGGCAATTTCGAGATGAAGAACTGGAACATTTGGAGACTGCTATTGAACATGACTCAAAGAAGGCTGTTCCTTACATGTTATTGACGGAAGGTATTAAAGGGATCTGCAAGGCTGCAGTTTGGACTGCAGAGAGGATCTAA
- the PHO92 gene encoding mRNA-binding phosphate metabolism regulator (similar to Saccharomyces cerevisiae YDR374C; ancestral locus Anc_5.446): MFSLSFQIDIKRILCKMNTGFGNIVESYITTTNQSVLKETSMFQPPKRTIEDSLRDLEFFVSGLFDSRGAFLPDRHSNAEHLIGDSQSGKNGVSQAAIRERNEVGLNDRSRKSPFLIPSHIDIPVKSRYFVIKSFCLEHVTESCAHGIWSSTYYGNRRLSEAYRSRDPNAKVYLFFSVNGSGKFCGVAEMGSDLQDNLDTSIWTEHNDKYGKAFRVKWVIVRNIHNRLLKQHLIPSNDMKPVTHSRDTQEIPEMVGVSMLHTFLYNRADVGSFLGEE; encoded by the coding sequence atgttttctttatcttttcaaatcgaTATCAAGAGAATTCTCTGCAAGATGAACACAGGCTTTGGCAACATAGTCGAAAGTTACATAACCACGACAAATCAATCGGTACTAAAAGAAACCTCGATGTTTCAGCCACCAAAAAGGACAATAGAAGACAGTTTGAGAGATTTAGAATTCTTTGTGTCAGGGCTATTTGATAGTAGAGGTGCATTTTTACCAGATAGGCATTCCAATGCAGAACACTTAATTGGTGATTCGCAGTCGGGTAAAAACGGTGTCTCCCAAGCTGCAATAAGGGAGAGAAATGAGGTGGGACTAAACGATAGAAGTCGTAAATCCCCCTTTCTCATCCCATCTCACATTGATATTCCTGTTAAATCAAGATATTTTGTAATAAAATCGTTTTGTCTTGAACATGTAACAGAGTCATGTGCACATGGCATATGGTCTTCAACATATTATGGAAACAGGAGACTTTCAGAGGCTTACAGAAGCAGGGATCCAAATGCGAAAGtatatcttttcttttcagtaAATGGTTCCGGTAAATTCTGTGGAGTAGCCGAGATGGGATCAGACTTGCAGGATAATTTAGATACAAGCATATGGACAGAGCACAACGATAAATATGGGAAGGCTTTCAGAGTCAAGTGGGTCATTGTGAGGAATATTCATAATAGATTGCTAAAGCAACATTTAATCCCTTCAAATGATATGAAACCTGTCACCCACTCAAGAGACACCCAAGAAATTCCTGAAATGGTGGGTGTTTCAATGTTGCACACCTTTCTGTACAATAGAGCCGATGTTGGATCTTTCTTAGGAGAAGAATGA
- the WIP1 gene encoding Wip1p (similar to Saccharomyces cerevisiae YDR374W-A; ancestral locus Anc_5.447) encodes MTRDYVGEYVTRQLKKIVRPNQEGDPNEAETMLLSCGYQELLRKVLLEADLQAKNDGSRKVMAYHIENAMDVVLEG; translated from the coding sequence ATGACTAGAGATTATGTTGGTGAGTATGTTACTCGACagctaaaaaaaattgtcagGCCGAATCAGGAGGGTGATCCAAACGAAGCAGAAACCATGTTACTCTCGTGTGGCTATCAGGAACTCCTTCGTAAAGTGCTTCTGGAGGCTGATTTGCAGGCCAAAAATGACGGATCGCGGAAAGTCATGGCATAccatattgaaaatgcaatGGATGTAGTTTTGGAGGGATAA
- the BCS1 gene encoding bifunctional AAA family ATPase chaperone/translocase BCS1 (similar to Saccharomyces cerevisiae BCS1 (YDR375C); ancestral locus Anc_5.448), with product MSEGVISSDSANNGALQGSAQVSNALDQQATLKDKFSSLFSNAMENNPYFAAGGGLMVLGTGLAIARSGLIKASRLLYRQMIVDLEIQSKDKSYAWFLQWMSKYPQRVSKHLSVRTNYVQHDNGSVTTKFSLVPGPGNHWIRYRGAFLMIKRERSSKMLDLTNGSPFETVTLTTLYRDRHLFNEILNEAKDIALKSTEGKTVIYTSFGPEWRKFGQPKAKRALPSVILDQGIRDNILNDVHEFMKNGKWYSDRGIPYRRGFLLYGPPGSGKTSFIQALAGELDYNICILNLSEGNLTDDRLNHLMNNMPERSILLLEDIDAAFNKRAQSGETGFQSSVTFSGLLNALDGVTSSEETITFMTTNHPEKLDPAILRPGRVDYKVFIGNATPYQIEQMFLKFYPEEESLCNKFVEAVTKRGITVSTAQLQGLFVINKDKPEMALQMIDTMLKSPDNF from the coding sequence atgtCTGAAGGCGTGATCTCAAGTGATTCAGCGAATAATGGTGCTCTACAGGGCTCAGCACAGGTTTCAAACGCACTTGATCAACAGGCCACATTAAAAGATAAATTCTCTAGCCTGTTCAGCAATGCGATGGAAAACAATCCATATTTCGCTGCTGGCGGTGGCTTAATGGTTCTGGGTACTGGGTTGGCCATTGCTCGTTCGGGACTTATAAAAGCAAGCAGGTTGCTATATCGTCAAATGATCGTTGATCTGGAAATACAGTCAAAGGATAAATCATATGCATGGTTCTTGCAGTGGATGTCCAAATATCCTCAAAGGGTGTCTAAGCACCTTTCAGTGAGGACCAATTATGTACAACATGACAATGGATCCGTAACAACTAAATTTTCGCTTGTTCCCGGGCCTGGTAACCACTGGATAAGGTACAGAGGTGCCTTCCTTATGATTAAACGAGAGCGCTCCTCCAAAATGTTAGATCTCACTAATGGGTCTCCATTCGAGACTGTAACTTTGACAACGCTATATAGAGATAGGCACTTGttcaatgaaattttaaatgAAGCCAAAGATATAGCATTGAAAAGCACAGAAGGTAAAACAGTCATTTACACGTCTTTTGGACCAGAATGGAGAAAATTTGGGCAACCCAAAGCCAAAAGAGCGCTACCATCGGTTATACTCGATCAAGGAATCAGGGATAATATTTTAAATGATGTTCACGaatttatgaaaaatggaaaatggtACTCTGATAGAGGCATTCCTTATAGAAGAGGTTTCTTGCTATATGGCCCACCAGGATCAGGAAAAACTAGTTTTATACAAGCTTTAGCAGGTGAACTTGACTACAACATCTGCATTCTAAATTTATCGGAGGGAAATTTGACTGATGATAGGCTTAACCATCTAATGAACAATATGCCAGAGAGAAGTATATTACTGTTAGAGGATATTGATGCTGCATTCAACAAGAGAGCCCAAAGCGGAGAAACTGGATTTCAATCAAGTGTCACATTTAGTGGGTTGTTGAATGCGCTTGATGGTGTAACATCATCAGAAGAAACCATAACTTTTATGACCACGAACCACCCCGAAAAGCTCGACCCTGCAATCTTGAGACCAGGTAGGGTAGACTATAAAGTATTCATTGGCAATGCTACTCCCtatcaaattgaacaaatGTTCCTCAAGTTCTACCCTGAAGAGGAATCTCTCTGTAATAAATTCGTCGAGGCTGTAACGAAGAGAGGAATCACGGTAAGTACCGCGCAGTTACAAGGTCTCTTTGTAATAAATAAGGATAAACCTGAAATGGCTCTGCAAATGATTGATACCATGCTCAAATCACCAGACAACTTTTGA
- the IAH1 gene encoding isoamyl acetate-hydrolyzing esterase (similar to Saccharomyces cerevisiae IAH1 (YOR126C); ancestral locus Anc_5.449): MGSGKFLLFGDSITEYAFKTDMLEDDHKHYFALGAALCDIYTRKLDIVQRGYGGYNTRWALNILPRILESEPNIRMSTIFFGSNDAVSRGPQHISLPEYESNIRKLIALMKAKDIKPIVVGPALPDEVNWGKHSPASVENNYIRNTEGFKAYSDTAAMVALEENVPFVNLNEAFVKQGGANWRGLLRDGLHFSGEGYEIFFNELMKVIENSYPYYHPSNIPMQYPPWREVVTNPELLERNYF, from the coding sequence ATGGGGTCTGGCAAGTTTTTACTGTTTGGCGATTCTATCACTGAATATGCCTTTAAAACTGATATGCTTGAAGATGATCACAAGCATTACTTCGCACTTGGTGCTGCATTGTGTGATATTTACACTAGAAAACTCGACATTGTTCAAAGGGGTTATGGCGGATACAATACGAGATGGGCATTAAATATTTTACCAAGAATTCTTGAGAGCGAGCCCAACATTCGCATGAGCACCATATTCTTTGGGTCAAATGATGCTGTCTCAAGGGGACCTCAGCATATTTCCTTGCCGGAGTACGAATCGAACATCAGAAAGCTAATTGCCTTGATGAAGGCAAAGGATATCAAACCTATCGTCGTGGGTCCTGCCTTACCTGATGAAGTGAATTGGGGAAAACACAGCCCTGCATCTGTGGAGAATAATTACATTCGCAATACCGAGGGCTTCAAAGCTTACTCAGATACTGCTGCTATGGTTGCCCTAGAGGAAAATGTCCCATTCGTGAATCTTAACGAAGCTTTTGTAAAGCAGGGTGGTGCAAATTGGAGAGGTTTGCTTCGTGATGGATTGCATTTCTCTGGAGAAGGCTACGagatcttcttcaatgaGTTGATGAAAGTCATTGAAAACTCGTATCCATATTATCACCCCAGTAATATACCAATGCAATATCCACCCTGGAGAGAAGTTGTTACCAATCCTGAgcttttggaaagaaattatttttga